One Paenibacillus sp. FSL H7-0737 DNA segment encodes these proteins:
- a CDS encoding carbohydrate binding domain-containing protein, which yields MKRNFTAAIAAMLLVTGLLSPVGSMNASAAEPLKGNSPDSAATKVENETIDVLKAFTDVSPSHWAAGPLQRWSANGIISGYDDGSFRPGKEVTKAEFAAIMNRIFNYQEQSDKLPADVLATDWYKSDIAKGITAGYLSSDKNNNIYPSHALSRAEAALSLEKVFRFNTDKSSTSAFTDLNGVSDETAKAIAALSSAGFIKGYPGGLFKPEGGITRAELAQLADRMVSGLILKSGETSLGTVKGNVIINHADVVLKDTVIQGNLYLTEGIAEGNAKLEGVKVTGTTFVRGGGEQSIGLHNTSLGPLQVAKLNGKVRIYASGSTAVGTVQLQSGAILEESSDLTGAGFGDVEMNVVPHIISLRGIFAAVRSADSAVSGSLLRISGTVASLTVGSSTQLTLENNAQVAALILTASAGGTAIQGSGSVTSIDNKADGVTIGGSPLKKGNTSKTTLPVATSASSSSGNGGPTPTNDPWTLVWGDEFNEGSIDPTKWTYDLGDGSQFNNPGWGNNEKQWYTSDEKNAKVQDGNLVITARKEAVSGKEYTSSRLKTKGLFSKKYGKFEIRAKAPTGKGYWPAIWMLPENYEYGNWASSGELDIMEGWGSRPNTVAGTIHYGGEWPNNVYSGKEYVFPEGSTIEQFHTYSIEWEPGEIRWYVDGELFLTKNDWYSISNGQPANNAYPAPFNQEFHLLLNLAVGGNFDGDPTPETVFPKSMQVDYVRVYELTGREYREPVPVTLDKEPYLEGSKLALPDGNLVYNNNFTEQVPGDDGMGIPNTSHWVLFKEPGADATVSTVPIGGHNFLKVNISNAGGNAYSVQPQAIVSVAKGRFYKLSFDAKTDVSRNISVKLTGGESRGFAAYSPALKAELTSEMSHYETMFQMKDNSDIAARIEFNMGTNASPVWLGNVRLEEVDSIPFDHDGIKTPLGSGNHLYNGTFDLGEPNRMSYWHVEIANGTTSTANVDDTGKLNLQIGGSESGEVRLLQKGIQLIQGQDYELTFNAAVSSAHTATVQLLGKDGNVHAQQSVNLAQGEQQIKAVFTNLAGTTDHEGQFVLLLNGATDTVILDNFKLLRTSFYYDPSLVYYPLVNGEFNTEFHAWDWLLTEQGGQSTATATDGTAKFNITNTGSQPYSVMLFQNNLKAASGIDYVLEFDASSTIARKIGVNVENASYQASFTKIVELTPATNHYTFEFRQGSKDTLSLKFLLGKVEGISIPQSHDIIIDNVKFEIKNAPAKPQELLSDSSNNRVSQPIELTFIDHEDWRKKIIAVKVNGITLETEQYTIEPGKITIDAAVFPSEGSYTITVEADHYANASVLQTILANDNNLVINGSFGSGKTGWSTWSGEGGVSGFEVKDGVAEILITSAGWEAWHTQFYQEGIPLEGGKTYEVSFKAKSTVPRQIILEYSNTSAASAQAKFDITADWATYGAQFTVSNSNPLKLNYLIGKSLGTDPTTNSTPHTISFDDIVVREVQGGPPVNPPSGTLDNGTFDVDSKGWSQYFDGTGSAAVKDGEFAIDLTGTGQAAYSAQVDYENLKLIQGKTYTLKFKARSTVNRNIQVAVEHKGGEYNKYMEAELIALTQSMKEFSYTFTMNGATDAGAHLVFLLGLIDGNSTETNNEISAGSTIYLDDVSLIEG from the coding sequence ATGAAGAGGAATTTCACGGCAGCAATAGCTGCTATGCTCCTTGTCACCGGGCTGCTATCACCGGTTGGGAGCATGAATGCTTCAGCGGCAGAGCCATTAAAGGGAAACTCACCTGATTCAGCGGCAACGAAAGTGGAAAATGAAACAATCGATGTATTGAAAGCGTTTACGGATGTATCTCCAAGCCATTGGGCTGCAGGTCCATTACAGCGTTGGAGCGCAAATGGGATTATAAGTGGATATGACGATGGGTCGTTTCGACCTGGTAAGGAAGTCACAAAGGCAGAGTTCGCAGCTATTATGAATCGTATATTTAATTATCAGGAGCAATCGGATAAGCTTCCAGCGGATGTGCTGGCTACAGACTGGTATAAGAGTGATATTGCCAAAGGGATTACAGCTGGATATTTAAGCAGTGATAAGAATAACAATATTTATCCTTCACATGCGCTTTCGCGTGCTGAGGCGGCACTATCCTTGGAGAAAGTGTTTCGTTTCAATACGGACAAAAGTAGCACATCAGCATTCACTGATTTGAACGGAGTCAGTGATGAAACTGCGAAAGCGATAGCAGCCCTATCGAGTGCTGGCTTTATTAAAGGTTATCCTGGAGGTTTGTTTAAGCCTGAGGGCGGAATTACACGTGCAGAGCTTGCTCAGCTTGCTGATCGAATGGTTTCGGGACTCATCTTAAAATCTGGAGAGACTTCGCTTGGAACAGTAAAGGGCAATGTAATCATTAATCATGCCGATGTGGTTCTTAAAGATACTGTCATCCAAGGCAATCTTTATTTAACGGAGGGGATTGCCGAAGGGAATGCGAAGCTTGAAGGTGTAAAGGTAACAGGGACTACGTTTGTACGAGGTGGCGGTGAGCAGAGTATTGGCTTACACAATACTTCTCTTGGGCCGCTTCAAGTAGCCAAACTTAACGGGAAGGTTCGAATTTATGCCAGCGGTTCAACAGCTGTGGGTACTGTGCAGCTGCAATCCGGAGCTATCTTGGAAGAGAGTAGCGATCTTACGGGAGCAGGCTTTGGGGATGTTGAGATGAACGTCGTCCCTCATATTATCTCACTTCGAGGGATATTTGCAGCGGTTCGCTCGGCAGACTCAGCAGTCAGCGGTTCTTTGCTAAGAATCTCAGGAACTGTTGCCAGTCTTACGGTGGGCAGCTCAACGCAATTGACTCTGGAGAACAATGCACAGGTGGCCGCGTTAATCCTGACTGCGAGCGCTGGAGGCACAGCGATTCAAGGCAGCGGAAGCGTAACCTCAATAGATAACAAAGCCGATGGAGTAACGATTGGCGGCTCGCCATTAAAGAAAGGAAACACTAGTAAAACGACACTGCCAGTAGCAACTTCAGCCTCAAGCAGTTCTGGTAATGGAGGTCCAACACCAACCAATGATCCGTGGACGTTGGTTTGGGGAGATGAATTCAATGAAGGAAGCATTGATCCTACGAAATGGACCTATGACCTTGGAGATGGTTCGCAATTTAACAATCCAGGTTGGGGCAACAACGAGAAGCAATGGTATACAAGTGATGAGAAGAACGCAAAGGTACAGGATGGTAATCTAGTGATTACCGCGCGTAAAGAAGCAGTAAGTGGCAAGGAGTACACTTCTTCGCGACTTAAAACGAAAGGTCTGTTTAGCAAGAAATATGGGAAATTCGAGATTCGGGCTAAAGCGCCTACCGGAAAAGGGTACTGGCCAGCGATCTGGATGCTGCCGGAGAACTACGAGTACGGAAATTGGGCTTCCTCTGGTGAGCTTGATATTATGGAGGGCTGGGGCAGCCGTCCTAATACGGTAGCGGGTACCATTCATTACGGCGGCGAATGGCCTAACAATGTATACTCTGGCAAAGAGTACGTGTTCCCGGAAGGCTCCACGATAGAACAATTCCATACGTACTCCATTGAGTGGGAACCGGGAGAAATTCGCTGGTATGTAGATGGTGAGCTGTTCTTGACCAAAAATGACTGGTACAGCATCAGCAATGGCCAGCCTGCGAATAATGCTTATCCAGCACCGTTCAATCAGGAGTTCCACCTGCTGTTAAATCTGGCTGTCGGCGGCAACTTCGATGGTGATCCAACACCAGAAACCGTGTTTCCAAAATCGATGCAGGTTGATTATGTCAGAGTCTATGAACTGACAGGCCGAGAGTATCGTGAGCCGGTACCAGTTACGCTGGATAAGGAGCCTTACTTGGAAGGCTCAAAGCTAGCACTTCCTGACGGAAACCTTGTCTATAACAACAACTTCACGGAGCAGGTTCCGGGAGATGATGGAATGGGCATACCGAATACTTCACATTGGGTTTTGTTTAAAGAACCAGGAGCTGATGCTACAGTTTCCACTGTACCGATTGGAGGACACAACTTCCTAAAGGTAAATATCAGTAACGCTGGAGGCAATGCCTATTCCGTTCAACCTCAAGCGATTGTATCCGTTGCTAAAGGTAGATTCTATAAGCTCAGCTTCGATGCCAAAACAGATGTGTCACGTAATATTAGTGTTAAATTAACGGGGGGAGAATCACGTGGCTTTGCGGCTTATTCTCCAGCGCTTAAGGCAGAGCTGACTTCCGAGATGTCCCATTACGAAACGATGTTTCAAATGAAGGACAACTCTGACATTGCAGCACGGATAGAGTTCAATATGGGAACTAACGCTTCACCAGTTTGGTTAGGTAATGTCCGTCTGGAAGAGGTAGATAGTATTCCTTTTGATCATGATGGAATAAAAACACCGCTCGGTAGCGGTAATCATCTGTACAATGGCACTTTCGATCTTGGTGAGCCCAATCGGATGAGCTATTGGCACGTAGAAATAGCCAATGGTACAACGTCCACTGCCAATGTAGATGATACAGGAAAGCTGAATCTGCAGATTGGCGGCAGCGAAAGTGGCGAAGTTCGATTGCTTCAGAAGGGAATTCAGCTCATACAGGGCCAAGATTATGAGCTTACCTTTAATGCTGCAGTATCCTCTGCACATACTGCCACAGTTCAGCTTCTTGGAAAAGACGGCAACGTACATGCGCAGCAGTCAGTTAATTTAGCCCAAGGTGAACAACAAATAAAAGCAGTCTTCACCAACCTTGCAGGTACAACGGATCATGAGGGACAATTTGTGTTACTTCTGAACGGTGCTACCGATACAGTCATCTTGGATAACTTCAAGTTGCTGCGCACGAGCTTTTATTATGATCCATCACTTGTCTACTACCCGCTTGTGAATGGTGAATTCAACACTGAATTTCATGCCTGGGATTGGCTGTTGACGGAGCAGGGCGGACAGAGCACTGCTACTGCTACAGATGGAACAGCGAAGTTTAACATTACGAATACGGGTAGCCAGCCATATTCCGTGATGTTGTTTCAAAATAACTTGAAAGCTGCAAGCGGAATAGATTATGTGCTAGAGTTTGATGCCAGTTCAACCATTGCCCGAAAAATCGGTGTGAATGTTGAAAATGCGTCTTATCAGGCTTCATTTACAAAAATTGTAGAGCTCACACCAGCAACGAATCATTACACATTCGAATTCCGTCAAGGCAGTAAGGACACATTGTCACTTAAATTCCTGCTTGGAAAGGTTGAGGGAATTAGTATTCCTCAAAGCCATGATATTATCATCGATAATGTGAAATTTGAAATCAAAAATGCACCGGCCAAACCGCAGGAATTACTAAGCGATAGCAGCAATAACAGAGTTTCGCAGCCGATTGAACTAACCTTCATAGACCATGAGGATTGGAGAAAGAAAATCATTGCAGTGAAGGTTAATGGTATAACACTTGAAACCGAACAGTACACCATTGAGCCTGGAAAAATCACAATCGATGCAGCAGTATTTCCATCCGAGGGCAGCTATACAATCACTGTAGAAGCTGACCATTACGCAAATGCATCTGTGCTTCAGACGATACTTGCTAACGATAACAATCTAGTCATAAATGGCTCGTTCGGCAGTGGTAAGACGGGTTGGTCTACATGGTCTGGAGAAGGTGGTGTTTCTGGGTTTGAGGTAAAGGATGGCGTGGCAGAAATCTTGATTACGTCGGCAGGATGGGAGGCGTGGCATACACAATTCTACCAAGAGGGTATCCCACTGGAAGGCGGAAAAACGTATGAGGTGAGCTTTAAGGCGAAATCAACGGTTCCGCGGCAGATCATCCTAGAATACTCCAATACTTCTGCAGCTTCCGCTCAAGCTAAGTTTGATATTACTGCCGATTGGGCAACGTATGGCGCACAATTTACGGTGTCCAACAGCAATCCGCTGAAGCTGAATTATCTGATCGGCAAATCGCTGGGCACTGATCCTACGACTAACAGTACGCCACATACGATTTCTTTTGACGATATTGTGGTCCGGGAGGTACAAGGTGGTCCGCCAGTGAACCCACCAAGCGGTACGCTGGATAATGGAACCTTTGATGTGGATTCTAAAGGGTGGAGCCAGTATTTTGATGGAACTGGATCTGCTGCTGTAAAAGATGGGGAATTTGCGATAGATCTGACGGGCACAGGGCAAGCTGCTTACAGCGCACAAGTGGATTATGAAAACCTGAAGCTTATTCAGGGAAAGACGTATACCTTGAAGTTTAAGGCCCGTTCTACGGTAAACCGTAATATTCAGGTAGCTGTGGAGCATAAAGGCGGGGAATACAACAAATATATGGAAGCTGAGCTTATAGCTTTGACCCAAAGTATGAAAGAATTCAGCTACACATTTACCATGAACGGTGCGACAGACGCAGGGGCTCATTTGGTATTTTTACTAGGGCTTATTGATGGAAACAGTACGGAGACGAATAATGAAATTAGTGCGGGCAGCACGATCTATTTGGATGATGTAAGCTTAATCGAAGGTTAA
- a CDS encoding GbsR/MarR family transcriptional regulator translates to MNDLEGLTPEQIEKISKARERVIDSIGKNMDLYGITLSIGHLYGYMYFNQGPVTLDELSKTMGMSKTSMSTGVRTLLDLKMIDKVWGRGTRKDLFTTVPDWHQNFSDYFSIKWRKAVEGNMISLAKSLAEINDMKKEYSDDSKLMQLLNTDEEKITESINYYRWLLKLIESFENGKIFEFIPKEES, encoded by the coding sequence ATGAACGATTTAGAAGGGTTAACACCCGAACAAATAGAGAAGATTAGTAAGGCCCGTGAACGCGTGATAGACTCTATCGGTAAAAATATGGACCTATACGGCATCACTTTATCCATTGGGCATTTATACGGTTATATGTATTTCAATCAAGGTCCAGTGACACTGGACGAGCTTAGCAAAACAATGGGAATGAGCAAAACGTCCATGAGTACGGGAGTCCGTACCCTCCTAGATCTGAAAATGATCGATAAAGTTTGGGGGAGAGGGACTCGCAAAGACCTGTTTACCACTGTGCCTGACTGGCATCAGAACTTCAGTGATTACTTCTCTATTAAATGGAGAAAAGCCGTCGAAGGAAATATGATTTCACTAGCGAAATCACTTGCAGAAATTAACGATATGAAAAAAGAGTATAGTGACGATAGTAAACTTATGCAGCTCTTAAATACAGATGAAGAGAAGATTACCGAATCCATTAATTACTACCGCTGGTTGCTAAAATTAATAGAATCCTTTGAGAATGGTAAGATCTTCGAATTTATCCCTAAAGAAGAATCTTAA
- a CDS encoding LacI family DNA-binding transcriptional regulator, whose product MNIKMIAEMAGVSVSTVSKIMNNYSDVSEKTKKRVLEIIEQTGYSPSNSAKTLATKKSNLIGVIFAGELNVEFTHPFFVEVLNSFKKQMGVLGYDLIFFSNEKFISSGDYFARAVHFNVDGCVIISGQKMEPTIHDLDMSSIPCIGVDLELKGKKSGFVMSDNFQISSKVVEHFYLLGYRELGFIGSAADSEISNLREAGYTKAIESFGLPLNRRWFVHGDDFFESSGYTAMQQLIQSGSLPKAIFAASDLLALGAIRALKEHDLRIPEDIAIIGCDDIEACKYTTPRLSTIRQNKQRLGILAAHMLYDLINNQSGGGSFVVEPVLVVRESCGSQLKF is encoded by the coding sequence ATGAATATCAAAATGATTGCCGAAATGGCAGGCGTTTCTGTCTCGACCGTTTCGAAAATTATGAATAATTACAGCGATGTTTCGGAAAAGACCAAGAAAAGAGTCCTGGAGATCATCGAGCAAACTGGATATTCACCATCCAACTCCGCCAAGACACTTGCAACCAAAAAATCGAATCTGATCGGTGTGATTTTTGCGGGTGAGCTTAATGTAGAATTTACGCACCCTTTTTTCGTTGAGGTATTAAACTCCTTCAAGAAACAAATGGGTGTACTGGGATACGATCTCATCTTCTTTTCGAACGAAAAATTTATTAGCAGCGGAGATTACTTCGCGCGCGCTGTTCATTTTAATGTGGATGGCTGTGTCATTATATCTGGACAGAAGATGGAGCCAACGATCCACGATCTGGACATGAGCAGTATCCCTTGTATCGGGGTAGATCTCGAACTAAAAGGGAAGAAGTCAGGCTTTGTTATGTCAGATAACTTCCAAATATCCTCTAAGGTCGTAGAGCATTTTTATCTTCTTGGTTATAGGGAGCTTGGTTTTATAGGAAGTGCCGCAGATTCAGAAATATCCAATCTACGGGAAGCAGGATATACCAAAGCTATCGAAAGTTTCGGTCTCCCTTTGAACCGGCGTTGGTTTGTACATGGCGACGATTTCTTTGAGTCCAGCGGGTATACGGCTATGCAACAATTAATTCAAAGCGGCAGTTTACCAAAGGCCATTTTTGCTGCCTCTGATTTGCTGGCTTTAGGAGCCATCCGTGCATTAAAAGAACATGACCTCCGGATCCCTGAGGATATCGCCATCATCGGCTGTGATGACATCGAAGCCTGTAAATATACTACACCAAGACTGTCTACCATCCGTCAGAACAAACAACGACTTGGTATCCTCGCTGCCCATATGCTCTATGACTTGATTAACAATCAGTCAGGTGGTGGTTCATTTGTTGTGGAGCCCGTACTTGTTGTGCGCGAGTCCTGCGGAAGCCAATTGAAATTTTAA